A region of Moorena sp. SIOASIH DNA encodes the following proteins:
- the murI gene encoding glutamate racemase, translated as MINNPILISRTQPQSSPIGIFDSGVGGLTVLRELYKQLPSESIVYFADTARLPYGTRSADEIVQFGFEILSWMVQQEVKMVVMACNTSSALALETLRSEFDIPILGLILPGARAAVHQGRRVGVIATPATAASNAYRNAILEVEPTAQVWQVGCPEFVPLVEQNRLYEPYTTAVARQYLEPLLAAQIDTLVYGCTHYPHLEPILREILPPDVKLVDPAKYVVAAAAQELDLIGGRNTGEARPTRFGVSGCPQQFAQQSLQWLGYTPTVEKIHLPQVSIPTIHYGSFRDGEQSLAITESAPLESVD; from the coding sequence ATGATCAATAACCCAATTTTGATCTCTCGAACTCAACCCCAGAGTAGTCCCATCGGGATTTTCGACAGTGGTGTGGGGGGTCTGACTGTTCTGAGGGAACTATACAAACAACTACCATCCGAATCAATTGTTTACTTTGCTGACACAGCACGGCTACCCTACGGTACCAGGTCTGCGGATGAAATCGTGCAGTTCGGCTTCGAGATTCTCAGCTGGATGGTGCAACAGGAGGTCAAAATGGTGGTGATGGCCTGCAATACCAGCTCGGCTCTGGCATTGGAAACTCTGCGTAGTGAGTTTGATATCCCAATTCTGGGGCTGATTCTACCAGGTGCCCGTGCGGCAGTCCACCAAGGTCGTCGCGTTGGGGTGATTGCTACACCAGCTACGGCTGCCAGCAATGCTTATCGAAATGCTATTTTAGAGGTTGAACCAACTGCTCAGGTATGGCAAGTGGGTTGTCCGGAGTTTGTGCCATTAGTGGAGCAAAATCGCTTGTACGAACCCTACACTACAGCTGTAGCACGGCAGTACCTGGAACCTTTGCTAGCAGCCCAAATCGATACCCTAGTTTATGGCTGTACTCATTATCCCCATCTAGAACCGATCCTGCGGGAAATATTACCCCCAGACGTTAAATTGGTAGACCCAGCAAAATACGTTGTTGCTGCTGCTGCTCAAGAACTGGATTTAATTGGAGGGCGGAATACTGGGGAGGCAAGACCAACTCGCTTTGGGGTCAGCGGTTGTCCTCAACAGTTTGCCCAACAGTCCCTACAATGGCTGGGTTACACTCCAACAGTTGAAAAAATACACCTACCACAGGTGTCAATCCCTACGATACATTATGGTTCTTTCCGTGATGGCGAGCAATCCCTCGCCATCACGGAAAGCGCACCTTTAGAATCGGTAGATTGA
- a CDS encoding zinc ribbon domain-containing protein encodes MRDSLQKWANWTGSVVTEVQPSYTSQVDSVTGTLLGKRSGDSEPIFNGVVLQADHNAAKNILARGTDFEISRYMTKTEVQAVLLRRTARFLKGMGLSLADAVELGWLDSNKHSRTRAFKELLAEMQGTSR; translated from the coding sequence ATGCGGGACTCCTTGCAGAAATGGGCTAATTGGACTGGGTCGGTTGTAACAGAAGTCCAGCCTAGCTACACGTCGCAAGTTGACTCCGTGACTGGAACCCTATTAGGGAAAAGGAGCGGGGACAGCGAACCCATATTCAATGGGGTCGTGTTGCAGGCTGACCACAATGCTGCTAAAAACATCCTTGCTCGGGGTACAGACTTCGAAATTTCCCGGTACATGACTAAAACTGAGGTTCAAGCAGTATTGTTGCGCCGTACCGCGCGTTTCTTAAAAGGTATGGGACTGAGTCTAGCTGATGCAGTTGAGCTTGGATGGCTTGACTCTAATAAGCATAGCAGGACTCGGGCTTTTAAGGAACTCCTTGCTGAGATGCAAGGAACGTCTAGATAG
- a CDS encoding iron-containing alcohol dehydrogenase family protein, which produces MTKQAPTSLLSLTVAPTQVVRCSLEDSGNAIARLGNRPLIVGGQHTLATLASSLESVLEQHQLIYECASYSPDCSEKSLAKLSEAVAAHQSDLIIGIGGGKALDTAKILAHQCQLPVVTVPTSAATCAAWTALSNIYSDQGAFLYDVGLDRCPDLLVLDYSLIQTAPQRTLVAGIGDALAKWYEASVSSGSATDTLIIAAVQQARVLRDILFQKSVDALTQPGSEVWREVVDATVLLAGVIGGLGGARCRTVAAHAVHNGLTHIPAAHDSLHGEKVAYGILVQLRLEEMLQGNQLAASARQQLLKFYGELGLPQTLQDLGLGSITLAQLQKAAEIACGENSDIHRLPFKVLPEQLMAAMVSTRVLVEGSRKELSLAAVEGCSRSVAKGQGCLSE; this is translated from the coding sequence ATGACCAAACAAGCACCTACCTCCTTGCTTTCCCTAACAGTGGCACCGACTCAAGTAGTGCGTTGTTCGTTGGAAGACTCAGGAAATGCGATCGCACGGCTGGGAAATCGTCCTTTGATTGTAGGAGGCCAGCATACTCTCGCTACCCTAGCCTCATCACTGGAATCGGTTTTGGAACAGCATCAACTCATTTATGAATGCGCATCCTACAGTCCTGATTGCAGTGAGAAGTCTTTAGCTAAACTCTCAGAAGCTGTTGCTGCTCATCAATCTGACTTAATTATTGGGATTGGCGGTGGTAAGGCGTTGGATACTGCTAAAATCCTAGCGCACCAGTGCCAGTTACCTGTGGTGACTGTACCTACCTCTGCTGCTACCTGTGCTGCTTGGACAGCTCTATCTAATATCTATTCTGACCAGGGGGCTTTCCTGTACGATGTTGGACTTGACCGTTGCCCAGATTTATTGGTACTTGATTACAGCTTGATTCAGACAGCGCCCCAACGTACCCTAGTTGCCGGGATTGGTGATGCCTTAGCGAAGTGGTACGAAGCTTCGGTTAGTAGTGGTAGCGCTACAGATACTCTAATTATTGCGGCTGTCCAACAGGCAAGGGTATTGCGAGATATTTTGTTCCAAAAGTCGGTTGATGCTCTAACCCAACCTGGTAGTGAAGTTTGGCGGGAAGTTGTCGATGCAACAGTTTTACTGGCTGGTGTGATTGGGGGCTTGGGTGGAGCTCGATGTCGTACTGTTGCTGCCCATGCTGTACATAATGGTTTAACTCATATACCAGCAGCTCACGATTCTTTACATGGTGAAAAGGTGGCTTATGGCATTTTGGTGCAGCTGCGTTTGGAAGAAATGCTTCAGGGGAACCAACTGGCAGCATCAGCACGGCAACAGTTGCTGAAGTTTTATGGTGAGCTTGGTTTGCCCCAAACTCTCCAAGACCTGGGATTGGGGTCGATTACCTTGGCTCAGTTACAGAAAGCAGCTGAGATTGCCTGTGGGGAAAATTCTGATATTCATCGGCTACCGTTTAAGGTGCTTCCAGAACAGCTGATGGCAGCAATGGTTTCTACTAGGGTACTAGTTGAGGGCAGTCGTAAGGAGTTAAGTTTGGCAGCGGTTGAAGGTTGTTCGCGTAGCGTGGCCAAAGGCCAAGGTTGTCTGTCAGAATGA
- a CDS encoding restriction endonuclease: MDDNLKPATFSLQPSTLNLQPATFNFKPLNLQPSTLAKRPRDRVQPLTFNLKFDLAQKQFTLRFSAFAQA; the protein is encoded by the coding sequence TTGGATGACAACCTTAAACCTGCAACCTTTAGCCTTCAACCTTCAACCTTAAACCTTCAACCTGCAACCTTTAACTTTAAACCTTTAAACCTGCAACCTTCAACCTTGGCCAAAAGGCCACGCGATCGCGTTCAACCTTTAACATTTAACCTTAAATTTGATTTAGCTCAGAAACAGTTTACGCTCCGCTTCTCTGCGTTTGCTCAAGCCTAA
- a CDS encoding aspartate aminotransferase, giving the protein MMVDLITPAQRLSALPPYVFARLDELKARAREQGLDLIDLGMGNPDGSAPQPVIEAAIAALKNPANHGYPPFEGTASFRRAITNWYHRRYDVELDPDSEALPLLGSKEGLAHLALAYVNPGDLILVPSPAYPVHFRGPLIAGGEIHSLVLKPENDWLIDLGAIPDQVAQRAKILYFNYPSNPTTATAPREFFEEIVAFARRYSILLVHDLCYAELAFDGYQPTSLLEIPGAKDIGVEFHTLSKTYNMAGWRVGFVVGNSRIIQGLRTLKTNLDYGIFAALQTAAETALQLPDVYLQDVQNRYRRRRDFMIEGLAELGWQIPKSKATMYLWVPCPIGVGSTDFALDVLQQTGVVLTPGNAFGIGGEGYVRVSLIAECDRLGEALNRLKQANIRYQAETMVKVEG; this is encoded by the coding sequence ATAATGGTAGATTTGATTACCCCAGCACAACGACTAAGCGCACTCCCTCCCTATGTATTTGCTCGTTTAGATGAATTAAAAGCAAGAGCCCGTGAGCAAGGGCTGGATTTGATTGACTTGGGGATGGGTAATCCTGATGGTTCAGCACCGCAGCCGGTGATCGAAGCAGCGATCGCAGCCTTAAAAAATCCCGCTAACCACGGTTATCCTCCGTTTGAGGGGACTGCTAGTTTCCGTCGGGCAATTACGAATTGGTATCATCGCCGCTATGATGTGGAGCTAGACCCAGACAGTGAAGCTTTACCTCTGTTAGGGTCTAAGGAAGGACTAGCTCACCTAGCCTTGGCCTATGTGAATCCGGGAGATTTGATTTTAGTACCTTCTCCTGCTTATCCGGTCCACTTCCGGGGTCCGTTGATTGCTGGGGGAGAAATTCACAGCTTGGTTTTGAAACCGGAAAATGATTGGCTGATTGATTTAGGGGCGATTCCGGATCAGGTTGCCCAACGAGCTAAGATACTCTATTTTAACTATCCCAGTAATCCGACCACCGCTACCGCCCCAAGGGAGTTTTTTGAAGAAATTGTTGCGTTTGCCCGTCGGTACTCAATTCTGCTGGTACATGACTTATGTTATGCGGAATTAGCATTTGATGGCTATCAGCCTACTAGCTTGCTGGAAATTCCTGGCGCTAAAGATATTGGTGTAGAATTCCACACCCTATCGAAAACTTATAATATGGCTGGCTGGCGCGTTGGCTTTGTAGTGGGGAATAGCCGCATTATTCAAGGGTTGCGTACTTTAAAAACTAATCTGGACTATGGCATCTTTGCTGCCTTACAAACCGCTGCTGAAACCGCCTTGCAACTGCCAGATGTTTACCTTCAAGATGTCCAAAACCGTTACCGCCGCCGCCGAGATTTCATGATTGAGGGTTTGGCCGAGTTGGGTTGGCAGATTCCTAAGTCCAAGGCAACCATGTATCTGTGGGTTCCTTGCCCAATAGGGGTAGGTTCAACGGATTTTGCCCTGGATGTTTTGCAGCAAACTGGAGTAGTCCTCACCCCGGGAAATGCTTTTGGCATCGGGGGTGAAGGGTATGTGCGGGTTAGTTTGATTGCGGAATGCGATCGCTTGGGTGAAGCCCTCAATCGGTTGAAACAAGCTAATATCCGCTACCAAGCCGAAACAATGGTTAAGGTTGAAGGTTGA
- a CDS encoding lipid II flippase MurJ translates to MLIYCKKLVNGSTNSKIFRAIVTVGLLTAFVKVSSIIKELVVAWRFGTGDELDAFFIALLVVFLIKNVIAESLDTAFIPTYIRVRDQEGMAAAQKLFSGVMIWALVLLSFTTIVMVATALVYLPLIASGFNPEKLELTFHLLCLMAPVVVLTGIAIIWSAVLNAGERFALAALCPMMIPVISILLILGFKSLGIFALVAGLIGGTVLELIILGIALHRQGISLLPKWYGFNEPMRQVASQYLPMIAGALLICSAAPIDQAMAAMLSPGSVSILNYANGLIASPINLMSIAISTAVIPYFSKMVASQDWHGIRGTLRYYLRLIFLITVPLSIILIVFSHPIVQVVFERGSFTSDATNLVAQSQALYAFQIPFYIANILVVRLVSAMRLNYILMWVSGFDLAINIILNIIFMQWLGIKGIALSTSCVYIFCFSFMLLFTQNQIKNKNPEKQLCD, encoded by the coding sequence TTGCTTATCTACTGTAAAAAGCTAGTCAATGGCTCGACGAATAGCAAGATTTTTCGCGCAATTGTAACTGTTGGTTTGTTGACTGCTTTTGTCAAAGTTTCTTCTATTATTAAAGAATTAGTAGTTGCCTGGAGGTTTGGTACTGGGGATGAATTAGATGCATTTTTCATCGCTTTATTGGTTGTGTTTTTGATAAAAAATGTAATCGCTGAATCCCTTGATACTGCATTTATTCCTACCTATATCCGTGTACGAGATCAGGAAGGAATGGCAGCCGCTCAAAAACTGTTTTCTGGAGTAATGATCTGGGCATTAGTACTGCTGAGCTTCACTACTATAGTAATGGTAGCTACTGCTCTGGTTTATTTACCATTGATTGCCTCTGGGTTTAACCCCGAAAAGTTAGAGTTGACCTTCCATCTACTTTGTTTAATGGCACCCGTAGTTGTCCTTACTGGGATTGCCATCATTTGGAGTGCTGTTTTGAATGCTGGGGAACGTTTTGCTCTAGCAGCTCTATGTCCAATGATGATTCCGGTGATTAGCATCCTATTGATATTAGGATTTAAGTCTTTGGGAATCTTTGCCTTAGTTGCTGGATTAATTGGTGGTACAGTTCTAGAGCTGATAATTCTGGGAATAGCACTGCATCGTCAAGGTATTTCATTACTGCCAAAATGGTATGGATTTAATGAGCCTATGCGCCAGGTAGCTAGCCAGTATTTGCCAATGATTGCTGGAGCATTATTAATCTGTAGTGCTGCTCCAATTGATCAAGCCATGGCAGCTATGTTGTCTCCTGGTAGTGTGTCTATACTTAACTACGCCAACGGTTTAATTGCTTCTCCCATTAACCTAATGAGTATTGCGATCAGCACTGCGGTAATTCCCTATTTTTCTAAGATGGTTGCTAGTCAGGATTGGCACGGAATCCGTGGCACCCTTAGGTATTATCTGCGGCTGATATTTTTGATTACTGTACCCCTAAGCATAATTCTAATTGTATTTTCTCATCCGATAGTTCAGGTAGTTTTTGAAAGAGGTTCATTTACCTCTGACGCTACTAATTTAGTCGCTCAATCTCAAGCACTTTATGCCTTCCAAATTCCTTTTTATATTGCTAATATCCTAGTGGTTAGGCTGGTGTCAGCTATGAGACTTAACTATATCCTGATGTGGGTATCTGGATTTGATTTAGCCATTAATATCATCTTGAATATTATCTTTATGCAATGGCTGGGAATTAAAGGCATTGCCTTATCCACTAGTTGTGTGTATATCTTTTGTTTCTCATTTATGCTCTTATTTACCCAAAACCAAATCAAAAATAAAAACCCTGAAAAACAATTATGCGATTAA
- a CDS encoding DUF4832 domain-containing protein produces the protein MVISKIAKYGKLVFLLGIFTTVACHTMTTAQTSNVTTVYQGSDEHFSNPERGFFMPFTPLDNTSNYSLQLSDLQEVRNNQMTLVRKVYVISEFRNKPLSESFLQTLSQDLNTARQAGVKLILRFAYNWVGGGEDSSRDRILSHLDDLQPILASNYDVIAYMEAGFIGYWGEWHSSYYGLDSNNEDRKAILFKLLSVLPSERMVALRYPNHKMAIFDQVNPLTPNEAFNGTNRGRTGATNDCFLASIDDWGTYSDTDRGIIEEEKAFLNLDNRYVVQGGETCNPSSFDDCPNALNELERMRWSALNYKPGDATDIIEDWETQGCLEEIKRRLGYRFRLVKSVIPTRVKPARTFSIQLEIINEGWASPYNPRPLEIILRHRVTRREYHLPIDEDPRMWMPGSTQVINAVTRTPDTIETGTYDVFLNLPDPAPQLYNRPDYSIRLANQNLWEASTGYNSLLTSLVVN, from the coding sequence ATGGTGATTAGCAAGATAGCAAAATACGGCAAGTTAGTCTTTTTACTAGGGATATTCACCACTGTTGCTTGTCATACTATGACAACAGCTCAAACCTCTAACGTGACTACGGTTTATCAAGGAAGTGATGAACACTTTTCCAATCCAGAACGAGGCTTTTTTATGCCTTTTACTCCTCTGGACAATACATCAAATTATTCCTTACAGCTGTCTGATCTACAAGAGGTTAGGAATAACCAGATGACCTTAGTACGTAAGGTTTACGTAATTTCAGAATTTAGAAATAAACCGTTATCAGAGTCTTTTCTACAAACCCTATCCCAGGATTTGAATACTGCTCGACAAGCTGGGGTTAAATTAATCCTACGGTTTGCCTATAATTGGGTAGGAGGTGGTGAAGATTCATCCCGCGATCGCATACTCTCTCATCTGGATGATCTGCAACCGATATTAGCATCAAACTACGATGTTATCGCCTACATGGAAGCAGGTTTTATTGGTTACTGGGGAGAATGGCATAGTTCTTACTATGGTTTAGATAGCAACAATGAAGATAGAAAAGCTATTTTGTTTAAACTCCTGTCGGTGCTACCCAGTGAACGGATGGTTGCTCTACGATACCCCAATCATAAAATGGCAATTTTTGATCAGGTAAATCCTCTTACCCCTAATGAAGCGTTTAATGGTACTAACCGAGGGAGAACTGGAGCTACTAATGATTGTTTCCTAGCTAGTATTGATGATTGGGGGACTTACAGCGATACGGATCGGGGGATAATAGAAGAAGAAAAAGCATTTTTAAATCTGGATAATCGGTATGTGGTACAGGGGGGAGAAACCTGCAATCCTAGTTCTTTTGACGATTGTCCCAATGCCTTAAATGAACTAGAACGAATGCGCTGGAGTGCATTAAACTACAAACCGGGTGATGCCACTGATATCATTGAAGACTGGGAAACCCAAGGGTGTTTAGAGGAAATTAAACGTCGTTTGGGCTATCGCTTCCGTCTGGTCAAGTCAGTTATTCCTACTAGGGTAAAACCCGCTCGTACATTCTCGATACAATTGGAAATTATCAATGAAGGATGGGCTAGTCCTTACAATCCTCGGCCACTGGAAATTATTCTCCGTCACCGTGTCACTCGTCGCGAATACCATTTACCTATAGACGAGGATCCTCGGATGTGGATGCCTGGTAGTACTCAGGTTATTAATGCTGTCACTCGTACTCCAGACACAATTGAAACTGGAACCTATGATGTTTTCTTAAATCTACCTGATCCAGCTCCTCAATTATATAACCGTCCAGATTATTCCATCAGACTTGCTAATCAAAATCTCTGGGAAGCCTCTACAGGCTACAATTCCCTATTGACTAGCCTTGTTGTTAATTAA
- a CDS encoding polysaccharide biosynthesis protein, producing the protein MTNNLSNWLLGLRNRHFLLIDLIIFTSTPVLALVLFLNNHLDIKPYQSGLILATILFLVVKLTVFYTFGLYKRCWSYASIDELEQIAALTAAAIVIQTLLFHWSNGLTNLSLNSLPNSLPLLDGILSMLFVGSLRFSVRAVERVSQRHRKFHRRDNVLIVGAGSAGVALAQDMQKNPSLGFNPVAFIDDDPKKLNLRIRRLPIVGNRYAIPDVVPSLRIRKIIIAMPTVPGQVIREVLDICQSTGVPTSTLPGINEILNNPIRVGSVRDVKIEDLLRREPIQTDVQRVAKFLKGKIVLVTGAGGSIGSELCRQIFKCQPSEMVLLGHGENSVFHIQQELNQVLELLEYDRLENERLPNLNTIIADIRLTGRLEYIFDQFRPDIVFHAAAHKHVPMMELNPPEAITNNVLGTKNLLDLSLRYGVEHFVMISTDKAVNPTNVMGCSKRVAEMLVLQAAQRSGRHFSVVRFGNVLGSRGSVVPTFKRQIAGGGPVTVTHPDICRYFMTIPEAVQLVLQASVIGQGGEVFMLNMGQPVKIVDLAKELIRLSGYEVGKDIDIVFTGLRPGEKLFEELLIPGEEYEPTLHDKLLVVKNASHMVSQNLDYAVEALRKAAAQNYTNLILFLLEQLVPGYTPKYQKTTPILNLSSDISKIITSDDNIKVLDKCYHQANGQVTHTKKIGFWEMEDYLQNALKNQELQLYYQPIMLLENEHINSFEALLRWQHPNLGLIYPEEFMPVAKATSLIVPIGWWVIREVCNQLRSWQQLFPTQTPITISVNLCRQQLLQPDLVQQINHIIKKTNLDAYRLKLEIPESFIRKNPEEAMVVLSKLRAIGVQLELDNFGIETSSDINYIHEVSNSIYGEFNGLKVDRSLVSKINTDNRNLEPVQTVAKLANDIGVDLIATGVETSRQIDQLKILNCKYGQGYFFSKPVDVEAAITLIGV; encoded by the coding sequence ATGACGAATAACTTATCAAATTGGTTACTAGGTCTGAGAAATCGCCACTTCTTACTCATTGATTTGATTATTTTCACGAGTACGCCAGTATTAGCTCTAGTCCTGTTCTTAAACAATCATTTAGATATCAAGCCATATCAATCTGGACTGATACTGGCAACCATTCTGTTCCTAGTCGTTAAACTAACTGTATTTTATACCTTCGGTCTCTACAAGCGTTGCTGGTCTTATGCCAGTATAGATGAACTAGAGCAGATAGCCGCACTTACTGCTGCTGCTATCGTCATCCAAACGTTATTGTTTCACTGGTCTAATGGTTTAACCAATTTATCCTTGAATAGCCTGCCTAATTCCTTGCCCTTACTTGACGGTATACTCAGCATGTTGTTTGTCGGTAGTCTTCGTTTCAGTGTTCGTGCAGTCGAAAGAGTCAGCCAAAGGCATAGGAAGTTTCATCGCCGGGACAATGTACTGATTGTTGGTGCTGGTAGTGCAGGGGTTGCTCTAGCCCAGGATATGCAAAAGAATCCTTCCCTGGGTTTTAATCCTGTCGCCTTTATTGACGATGACCCTAAAAAGCTCAATTTAAGAATTAGGCGACTACCTATAGTTGGTAATCGTTATGCCATTCCTGATGTTGTTCCCTCTCTACGTATTCGCAAAATTATTATCGCCATGCCTACAGTACCTGGGCAAGTTATTCGGGAAGTTTTAGATATTTGTCAATCCACAGGAGTACCAACTAGTACTTTACCTGGGATTAATGAAATCCTCAATAATCCTATCCGTGTTGGTAGTGTTCGGGATGTCAAGATTGAAGACTTGCTGCGTCGCGAACCTATACAAACTGATGTTCAGCGTGTGGCTAAGTTTCTGAAAGGAAAGATAGTTTTGGTGACAGGAGCAGGAGGCTCTATTGGCAGTGAACTTTGTCGCCAAATTTTCAAGTGTCAACCCTCAGAAATGGTACTTTTGGGACATGGAGAAAACTCCGTGTTCCATATCCAGCAAGAACTAAACCAGGTTTTAGAACTACTTGAATACGATCGGTTAGAAAATGAAAGACTTCCCAATCTTAACACTATTATTGCCGATATTCGATTGACAGGTCGGTTAGAGTATATTTTTGACCAATTCAGACCAGATATTGTTTTCCACGCTGCGGCTCACAAACATGTGCCAATGATGGAATTAAATCCTCCGGAAGCGATCACAAACAATGTGCTGGGAACCAAAAATTTGCTGGATCTCTCATTGCGATATGGTGTAGAACACTTTGTGATGATTTCAACGGATAAAGCAGTTAATCCCACCAATGTTATGGGCTGCAGCAAGCGAGTGGCAGAAATGCTGGTGCTACAAGCGGCTCAAAGGAGTGGTAGGCATTTTTCTGTGGTTCGTTTTGGCAATGTTCTCGGTAGCCGAGGTAGTGTTGTTCCTACCTTTAAGCGTCAAATTGCTGGTGGGGGTCCGGTGACTGTTACCCACCCTGATATCTGTCGCTATTTCATGACAATTCCAGAAGCAGTTCAATTGGTTTTGCAAGCCTCAGTGATTGGTCAGGGTGGTGAAGTCTTTATGCTCAATATGGGTCAACCGGTCAAAATTGTTGACTTAGCCAAAGAACTGATTCGCCTGTCCGGGTATGAAGTGGGTAAGGACATTGACATTGTCTTTACCGGACTGCGACCAGGAGAAAAGTTATTTGAGGAACTGCTAATTCCTGGAGAAGAATATGAACCAACCCTACACGACAAATTGCTAGTAGTTAAAAATGCTAGTCACATGGTTTCCCAAAATCTTGACTATGCAGTAGAAGCACTCCGGAAAGCTGCAGCTCAAAATTATACCAATCTAATTTTATTCTTGCTGGAGCAACTGGTACCAGGATACACCCCTAAATACCAAAAAACTACTCCAATCCTAAATCTCTCTTCGGATATTTCTAAGATAATTACGAGTGATGACAATATTAAAGTGTTGGACAAGTGTTATCACCAAGCCAACGGCCAAGTTACCCACACCAAAAAAATTGGGTTCTGGGAAATGGAAGATTATTTGCAAAATGCTCTAAAAAATCAGGAGTTGCAGCTTTACTACCAGCCGATTATGCTCCTAGAAAACGAGCATATTAATAGTTTTGAAGCATTGTTGCGCTGGCAGCATCCTAACCTAGGATTGATTTACCCAGAAGAGTTTATGCCAGTAGCAAAAGCAACTAGCTTGATTGTTCCCATTGGTTGGTGGGTAATTAGAGAAGTTTGCAATCAACTACGGTCTTGGCAACAACTGTTTCCTACTCAAACACCGATAACCATTAGTGTTAATTTGTGTCGCCAACAATTATTACAACCTGATTTAGTTCAGCAGATTAACCATATTATCAAGAAAACTAACTTGGATGCTTATCGTTTGAAGCTAGAAATACCTGAGAGTTTTATTCGTAAAAATCCTGAGGAAGCCATGGTGGTGCTTTCCAAACTTAGAGCCATTGGGGTTCAGTTAGAATTGGATAATTTTGGTATTGAGACTTCATCGGATATCAATTATATCCATGAAGTATCTAACTCTATCTATGGAGAGTTTAATGGCTTAAAAGTTGATCGCTCTCTAGTCAGTAAAATCAATACGGATAACAGAAATTTAGAACCCGTTCAAACCGTGGCTAAACTAGCCAATGATATTGGTGTTGATCTAATTGCCACCGGGGTAGAAACATCAAGGCAAATTGATCAACTAAAAATCCTCAACTGTAAATATGGACAGGGCTACTTTTTCTCCAAACCCGTAGACGTTGAAGCGGCGATAACTTTGATTGGAGTTTAG
- a CDS encoding lysozyme, which produces MSGLTIKDINTDSISVEERYALDILVNLPVPQVSKLQELMELEVEDVISPIILQNFIELCQECGLDLSEAGVNQFKDANKLGNTGAVRGIIGPQTAQFYFDAIIKKVTPELPPGTDRNINQAGLDLVKEFEGLHKRCPDGRVEAYIDPVGIPTIGWGHTAGVRIGDIITVEQGEKLLRQDLESSESTVSNLVKVSLTDNQFSALVSFVFNIGPTAFRRSTLLRKLNQGDDQGAANEFLRWNKGGGRVLLGLSKRREAERKLFLS; this is translated from the coding sequence ATGTCAGGTCTAACTATTAAAGACATCAACACCGATAGCATTTCTGTAGAAGAACGCTATGCACTTGACATTCTAGTCAATCTGCCAGTGCCTCAGGTTAGTAAACTCCAAGAATTAATGGAATTGGAGGTAGAAGACGTTATTAGCCCTATAATTTTACAAAATTTTATTGAACTGTGTCAAGAATGCGGCTTGGACTTGTCTGAGGCAGGAGTCAATCAGTTTAAAGACGCTAACAAACTCGGTAATACTGGAGCTGTCAGAGGAATTATTGGTCCTCAAACGGCTCAGTTTTACTTTGATGCTATCATCAAGAAAGTAACACCCGAGTTGCCACCAGGTACCGATAGAAACATTAACCAAGCTGGTTTAGATCTGGTTAAAGAGTTTGAAGGACTCCATAAAAGGTGCCCCGATGGCAGAGTAGAAGCTTATATCGATCCGGTCGGAATTCCTACTATTGGATGGGGTCATACGGCTGGTGTTCGCATCGGAGATATCATCACTGTTGAGCAAGGGGAGAAATTGCTCAGACAAGATTTAGAAAGTTCTGAATCTACGGTGAGTAATCTTGTCAAAGTATCACTGACTGATAATCAATTCTCTGCTCTAGTTAGCTTTGTGTTCAATATAGGACCAACAGCGTTTAGGCGCTCGACATTATTACGTAAGTTGAATCAGGGTGATGATCAAGGGGCTGCCAATGAGTTTCTTCGTTGGAACAAGGGTGGTGGTCGAGTCCTATTAGGCTTGAGCAAACGCAGAGAAGCGGAGCGTAAACTGTTTCTGAGCTAA